One part of the Vicia villosa cultivar HV-30 ecotype Madison, WI linkage group LG6, Vvil1.0, whole genome shotgun sequence genome encodes these proteins:
- the LOC131612325 gene encoding plant cysteine oxidase 1-like codes for MEIGLADKVRERVGYVRRIIAKERNKPYRRVKRQVPKSLQQLFHSCKQTFKGPQTVPVTQDVHKLRHILDNMKPEDVGLSRDLQFFKPGNIIKENQRVAYTTVYQCDNFSVCIFFLPERGVIPLHNHPGMTVFSKLLLGQMHIKSYDWVDPKASPNSKLRLAKLKANKVFTSPCDTSVLYPTTGGNIHEFTAITPCAVLDVIGPPYSKQDDRDCSYYKDFPCDDEDEKENTKVKDENDSYAMLEEIEMPENCQMDGIEYLGPPIDDTVF; via the exons ATGGAGATAGGTTTGGCTGATAAAGTTAGAGAAAGAGTTGGTTATGTGAGAAGGATCATTGCAAAGGAAAGGAACAAACCTTATCGTAGAGTTAAGAGACAGGTTCCAAAGTCACTTCAGCAGCTATTTCATTCATGCAAACAGACATTCAAAGGCCCTCAAACTGTTCCTGTAACACAAGATGTTCACAAACTTCGTCACATACTTG ATAACATGAAACCGGAGGATGTTGGACTCAGTAGAGATCTGCAGTTTTTCAAGCCTGGAAACATTATTAAAGAGAATCAAAGGGTCGCATACACCACGGTTTACCAGTGTGACAATTTCTCT GTGTGTATCTTTTTCCTACCTGAAAGAGGAGTAATTCCCCTCCATAACCACCCTGGCATGACTGTTTTCAGCAAGCTTCTATTAGGACAAATGCACATTAAGTCTTATGATTGGGTTGATCCAAAGGCCTCTCCCAACTCCAAAT TGAGATTGGCAAAGTTAAAAGCAAACAAAGTGTTCACATCACCATGTGATACCTCGGTATTGTATCCAACAACAGGAGGAAACATTCATGAGTTCACAGCTATAACTCCATGTGCTGTTCTTGATGTCATTGGTCCACCTTATTCAAAACAAGATGATAGAGATTGTTCATATTACAAAGATTTCCcttgtgatgatgaagatgaaaaagagaaTACTAAGGTGAAAGATGAAAATGATAGTTATGCAATGCTGGAAGAAATTGAGATGCCAGAAAATTGTCAAATGGATGGAATTGAATATTTAGGACCTCCTATTGATGACACTGTTTTTTAG